Proteins co-encoded in one Desulfitobacterium hafniense DCB-2 genomic window:
- a CDS encoding DUF4367 domain-containing protein encodes MANKSSEQTRKKLYEDYEDSLFRLIMDEAAEKEGKGYLEEIERLKSEPEFLPSQEALEKFNRRLDTYFKKGNAALRRKRIIGISNRAAIAMLIVIALLFTTVASVQALRVKVLNLFIDIQQDHTSFQIRDEDNRANREGPVVNWTKAYVPTYIPEGYEVSKVSNGTFVKTIVFSDQQDSTISYSELREGSELALDTENADKFEAIDINGHQGRVIVKNSVVTIVWEMDGCMFWIYSQIDEDIVIKIARSVKYVE; translated from the coding sequence ATGGCAAATAAGAGCTCGGAACAAACCCGCAAAAAGCTCTATGAGGATTATGAAGACAGCTTATTCAGGTTGATTATGGATGAAGCTGCTGAAAAAGAGGGAAAGGGTTATTTAGAAGAAATTGAACGCTTAAAAAGTGAACCGGAGTTTTTGCCATCCCAGGAAGCACTTGAGAAATTTAACCGACGACTGGATACCTACTTCAAAAAAGGGAATGCCGCCCTCAGAAGGAAGCGTATTATAGGCATTTCCAATAGAGCGGCTATAGCCATGCTGATTGTCATTGCGTTGTTATTTACTACAGTAGCGAGTGTGCAGGCGTTAAGAGTTAAGGTATTGAACTTATTTATAGATATTCAACAGGATCATACCTCTTTTCAAATAAGGGATGAGGATAATCGTGCCAATAGGGAAGGACCGGTTGTTAATTGGACTAAGGCCTATGTGCCGACATATATACCGGAAGGATATGAAGTCAGCAAAGTTTCCAACGGAACTTTTGTAAAAACAATTGTGTTCAGCGACCAGCAGGATTCCACTATCTCCTACTCGGAATTAAGAGAAGGAAGTGAACTCGCACTGGATACAGAGAATGCTGATAAATTTGAAGCCATCGACATCAATGGGCATCAGGGAAGAGTCATCGTTAAAAATTCTGTAGTTACGATCGTTTGGGAAATGGATGGTTGTATGTTTTGGATTTATTCTCAGATCGATGAAGATATAGTGATAAAGATAGCCCGAAGTGTAAAATATGTAGAGTAG
- a CDS encoding RNA polymerase sigma factor: MLMLLTGIKDDGDRAFILSLYQDYYGLVRKKIMDITRDQESLEDLINDTFIKLMEKISLIRTLECCKTAAYVVYTARSVAINFIKHRDVENKYLFYGAGEDLAEKIPDYEAVEESIIREERIEELGKAIAKLPEKEKDLLYFKYILEMDNEQLGQILGIASASVRQYLTRSRRKAKKLIDKEVNQDGK; encoded by the coding sequence GTGCTGATGTTGTTAACCGGTATAAAGGATGATGGCGATAGAGCTTTTATATTAAGTTTATATCAGGATTATTACGGTCTCGTCCGTAAGAAGATTATGGATATCACCCGTGATCAGGAAAGCCTGGAAGATCTGATCAATGATACCTTTATTAAACTTATGGAAAAGATTTCTTTAATTCGAACTTTAGAGTGTTGCAAAACTGCCGCCTATGTTGTCTATACTGCTAGAAGCGTGGCGATTAACTTTATAAAACACAGAGATGTGGAAAATAAATATTTGTTTTATGGGGCAGGGGAAGATTTAGCTGAGAAGATTCCTGACTATGAAGCAGTTGAGGAGAGCATTATTCGCGAGGAACGAATTGAAGAGCTGGGTAAGGCCATAGCCAAGCTTCCTGAAAAAGAAAAAGATTTGTTGTATTTTAAATATATCCTGGAAATGGATAATGAGCAGCTTGGGCAAATCTTAGGCATAGCTTCCGCCAGTGTACGGCAGTATTTGACCAGAAGCCGCCGCAAGGCCAAAAAGCTAATCGACAAGGAGGTGAATCAGGATGGCAAATAA
- a CDS encoding VOC family protein, which yields MERAVKHVISCGATKAATQYSDEWTVLFDPVGHPFCFVVE from the coding sequence ATGGAACGTGCTGTGAAACACGTCATTTCATGCGGCGCAACCAAAGCAGCTACCCAGTATAGCGACGAGTGGACGGTCCTGTTTGACCCTGTGGGACATCCGTTTTGTTTTGTCGTTGAGTGA
- a CDS encoding putative ABC exporter domain-containing protein: MSSLVFLLVKSAKNSFFELLRKPAKLIMWIVFLAMIVGLIVLSLFTTQEGDSFQDIIWLKGILFLLILLFVGIAVQKGLSNGDAIFDMNDVNLLFISPVNPRLILMYGIVKMAKTSFLAGFFILFQSNSLKLGFGVGFDAVLIVLLGFMLANSLLQVISLLIYTLTNSRPRRKMAVKIIAVAIFLPLIAKLGIQLAGAGNPMTALENTMRSPVFSWTPVAGWTSEGVVALIAGDLAKGLLFLGITVLTGALLILYIALSNPDYYEDVLVATETTFEKKRSLSEGQINPEAASTKKIKVAGTGISGLGSNTIFYKHLRESFRANRFGLWGLPSVITIVSVAILSSFLPSDAGGLLIILQILMWMQIFMIGTGRGLKELYTHYIYLIPESSFRKIVWSNLEIAFKVLVESVVLFSVSGLIMGETIVLIVLTIAVYTLFSFLLLGINYLSMRWTGADISAGMMIMLYMFAVMIIMAPGLAAAIALGTTIEGIGVLIGMGVLAGWELLAGLLCFALSRGILHNSDMPVLRTGK; this comes from the coding sequence ATGAGCAGCCTGGTTTTCCTGTTGGTGAAAAGCGCCAAAAACAGTTTTTTTGAGTTACTGCGCAAGCCGGCAAAGCTGATCATGTGGATTGTATTCCTAGCCATGATTGTGGGGCTCATTGTTCTTTCGCTGTTTACCACCCAGGAAGGGGACAGTTTCCAGGATATCATCTGGCTCAAGGGTATTCTTTTTCTGCTCATTCTGCTTTTTGTCGGGATTGCGGTTCAAAAAGGACTTTCCAACGGTGATGCGATCTTTGACATGAATGATGTTAATTTGCTGTTCATTTCTCCGGTCAATCCCCGCCTGATTTTGATGTACGGAATTGTCAAAATGGCAAAAACGTCCTTTCTCGCCGGATTTTTTATTCTCTTCCAAAGCAATTCGCTGAAGCTCGGCTTTGGGGTTGGATTTGACGCAGTGCTCATTGTCCTGCTTGGGTTTATGCTGGCCAACAGCCTGCTTCAGGTTATATCCCTGTTGATTTACACCCTGACCAACAGCAGGCCCAGGCGGAAAATGGCGGTGAAAATCATCGCTGTAGCGATCTTTCTTCCGCTTATAGCAAAGTTGGGCATCCAGCTTGCCGGGGCCGGTAACCCGATGACTGCGCTGGAAAACACCATGCGCTCACCGGTATTCTCCTGGACACCGGTAGCAGGCTGGACCTCGGAGGGTGTTGTTGCGCTGATTGCCGGCGACCTGGCAAAGGGCCTGCTGTTTCTGGGCATAACGGTGCTGACCGGTGCGCTCCTGATTCTCTATATCGCCTTGAGCAACCCCGATTATTATGAGGATGTACTGGTGGCCACGGAAACCACCTTTGAGAAAAAACGCAGCCTGTCCGAGGGGCAGATTAACCCGGAAGCTGCTTCGACTAAGAAAATAAAGGTGGCCGGAACGGGCATCAGCGGACTTGGTTCGAACACTATTTTTTATAAACACCTGCGTGAATCCTTCCGCGCCAACCGGTTTGGTCTTTGGGGATTACCATCCGTGATTACGATTGTGAGCGTGGCGATTCTTTCTTCGTTTCTGCCTTCCGATGCCGGCGGTCTATTGATTATCCTGCAGATTCTGATGTGGATGCAAATTTTCATGATTGGGACAGGGAGAGGGTTGAAGGAACTTTATACCCATTATATCTACCTGATTCCCGAGAGTTCTTTTCGGAAAATCGTCTGGAGCAATTTGGAGATTGCTTTTAAGGTTCTGGTGGAAAGTGTGGTTTTGTTCTCTGTCAGCGGTTTGATCATGGGTGAAACTATTGTGTTGATCGTTCTGACCATTGCGGTTTATACTTTGTTTTCTTTCCTGCTGCTGGGCATCAATTATTTATCCATGCGCTGGACGGGTGCGGACATCAGCGCCGGGATGATGATCATGCTTTACATGTTCGCCGTCATGATCATCATGGCACCGGGTTTGGCGGCCGCGATTGCCCTTGGCACTACGATCGAAGGGATTGGGGTGTTGATCGGAATGGGAGTTCTCGCCGGATGGGAGCTCCTTGCCGGCCTCCTTTGCTTTGCCCTGTCCAGGGGAATTTTGCATAACAGCGATATGCCTGTGTTAAGAACCGGAAAATAA
- a CDS encoding ABC transporter ATP-binding protein, which produces MIDVHNMTKTYGKLKANDNINLSVSAGELAVLLGPNGAGKSTLIKSVCGLLRYEGSITIGGHENHTVEAKRLLGYVPEFPVLYPMLTVGEHLEFIAKAYRLESWEERAQELLRRFELDDKQLKLGKELSKGMQQKVSVCCALLPEPKTVIFDEPLVGLDPHGIRELKNLIARLRDSGCALIVSTHMIESMEDNWDVTYIMVKGKIERVVRRGDIAGQSLEDVYFAITEGQLQGGAQ; this is translated from the coding sequence ATGATCGACGTACATAATATGACCAAAACCTATGGCAAGTTAAAGGCTAACGATAATATCAATCTTTCGGTGTCGGCCGGGGAGCTGGCCGTTCTTCTGGGCCCCAACGGCGCGGGAAAATCCACATTAATAAAATCCGTATGCGGGCTGTTGCGGTATGAGGGTTCCATCACTATCGGAGGGCATGAAAATCATACGGTGGAAGCGAAGCGGCTCTTGGGGTATGTGCCGGAATTCCCCGTACTCTACCCGATGCTGACGGTGGGCGAACACCTGGAGTTCATCGCCAAGGCGTACCGGCTGGAAAGCTGGGAGGAAAGAGCCCAGGAACTGCTCCGCCGCTTTGAACTGGATGATAAGCAGCTGAAGTTAGGCAAAGAGCTTTCCAAAGGAATGCAGCAAAAGGTCAGTGTCTGCTGCGCGCTTTTGCCGGAACCCAAGACCGTTATTTTTGATGAACCGCTGGTCGGGCTTGATCCCCATGGCATTCGTGAGCTGAAAAACCTGATTGCCCGTCTGCGGGACAGCGGCTGCGCCCTGATTGTGAGCACCCATATGATTGAAAGCATGGAAGACAATTGGGACGTGACCTATATTATGGTCAAGGGCAAAATAGAGCGGGTGGTCCGCCGTGGGGATATAGCAGGCCAAAGCCTGGAGGATGTCTATTTTGCGATCACGGAAGGACAGCTTCAAGGGGGTGCACAATGA
- a CDS encoding thioredoxin domain-containing protein gives MTNLNKVPNRLLQEKSPYLLQHAHNPVDWYPWGEEAFAKAKAEDKPIFLSIGYSTCHWCHVMERESFEDEEVAQLINRYFVPIKVDREERPDVDHIYMEFCQALTGSGGWPLTLFLTPDERKPFYAGTYFPKESRYGRPGILDLLSQLGELWAKDQPKIRGSADSIYKAVTSREEPSVSSLTPALQDDFIPWAKEILDTAFQTLQKSFDRQYGGFGRAPKFPTPHHLTFLLRYAHDHSDGLEAQQAALMVRTTLERMGQGGIFDHVGFGFARYSTDRHWLVPHFEKMLYDNALLAIAYLENYQAQHDPHDEQKAREIFSYVLRDMTAPEGGFYSAEDADSEGVEGKFYVWTPQEIHEILGSEEGRLYCQAYGVSPEGNFEGKSIPNLLDTDWEALGSERQHSLEVLKRRLEKSREKLFAVRKERIPPHKDDKLLTSWNGLMIAALAKGAQVLGEPAYAEAVEQAVYFIRKNLYANQRLLARYRDGDSAHLGYLDDYAFLIWGLIELYQASGKKEHLEFALQLQREQDELFWDGAKSGYFLTGRDAEELLIRPKEIYDGATPSGNSISALNLIRLARLTGDGELEKRAYEQINAFKATLSTYPSGYSAFLQAIQFALQESREIILAGPLQHPELKNMKTAIFKKFHPYTTLLYEEGTLSELIPWLKDYPLDSEKMTAYLCQNYACHKPVHKAEELSALLT, from the coding sequence ATGACTAACTTAAACAAAGTACCCAATCGATTGCTGCAGGAGAAATCACCCTATCTCCTTCAGCATGCCCATAACCCCGTGGACTGGTATCCTTGGGGAGAAGAAGCCTTTGCCAAAGCAAAAGCAGAAGATAAACCCATCTTTCTATCCATAGGCTACTCCACCTGTCATTGGTGTCACGTCATGGAACGGGAATCCTTTGAAGACGAAGAGGTCGCCCAGCTCATCAACCGTTACTTTGTACCCATTAAAGTGGATCGGGAAGAACGTCCCGATGTAGACCATATCTATATGGAATTCTGCCAGGCCCTCACCGGCTCAGGGGGGTGGCCTTTGACTTTGTTTCTGACTCCAGATGAGCGGAAGCCTTTCTATGCCGGGACCTATTTCCCCAAAGAAAGCCGCTACGGAAGACCGGGAATTCTCGATCTTTTGTCCCAGCTGGGAGAGCTTTGGGCAAAAGATCAGCCCAAGATTCGCGGCTCGGCTGACTCTATCTATAAGGCCGTTACTTCTCGTGAAGAGCCCTCTGTAAGTTCACTGACCCCTGCTCTGCAGGATGATTTTATTCCTTGGGCTAAGGAGATTCTGGACACAGCTTTCCAAACCCTGCAGAAGTCCTTTGATCGTCAATACGGAGGGTTTGGGCGGGCGCCAAAATTCCCCACTCCCCATCATTTAACCTTTCTCCTGCGTTACGCCCATGACCATAGTGATGGGCTGGAAGCCCAGCAAGCAGCTCTTATGGTCCGAACCACCTTGGAGCGCATGGGGCAAGGGGGTATCTTTGACCATGTGGGCTTTGGCTTTGCCCGTTACAGCACGGACCGTCATTGGCTTGTTCCTCATTTCGAAAAAATGCTCTATGACAATGCCTTATTAGCCATCGCCTATCTTGAAAACTATCAGGCTCAGCATGATCCTCATGACGAACAAAAGGCCCGGGAGATCTTCTCCTACGTCCTCCGGGATATGACCGCTCCGGAAGGAGGCTTTTACTCTGCAGAAGATGCGGACTCCGAAGGAGTGGAAGGAAAATTCTATGTCTGGACTCCTCAGGAAATTCACGAAATTCTTGGCAGTGAAGAAGGCCGGCTCTACTGCCAAGCTTACGGAGTCAGCCCGGAAGGCAATTTCGAAGGGAAAAGCATCCCCAATCTTCTGGATACAGATTGGGAAGCTCTGGGCTCAGAGAGGCAGCATTCCCTCGAAGTCCTCAAAAGACGCCTTGAAAAATCCCGGGAAAAGCTTTTTGCTGTCCGCAAGGAAAGGATTCCTCCCCACAAGGATGACAAGCTCCTCACCTCCTGGAATGGATTAATGATCGCTGCCTTAGCCAAAGGCGCTCAAGTCCTTGGCGAGCCCGCCTATGCTGAAGCGGTAGAGCAGGCTGTTTATTTTATCCGGAAAAATCTCTATGCCAACCAGCGCCTGTTAGCCCGCTACCGTGATGGGGATTCCGCCCATTTAGGCTATTTGGATGATTATGCCTTTTTAATCTGGGGCCTTATTGAACTCTATCAAGCTTCCGGAAAAAAAGAGCATCTGGAATTCGCTCTCCAGCTGCAAAGAGAACAGGATGAACTTTTCTGGGATGGGGCAAAGTCCGGATACTTCTTAACAGGCCGGGATGCTGAGGAACTGCTGATCCGCCCTAAAGAAATCTATGATGGGGCCACTCCCTCCGGCAATTCTATCTCTGCCCTGAACCTGATCCGCCTGGCCCGGCTTACCGGCGACGGGGAACTGGAAAAGAGAGCCTATGAACAGATAAATGCCTTTAAAGCCACCCTTTCCACTTATCCTTCAGGGTACAGCGCTTTTCTGCAAGCCATCCAGTTTGCTCTCCAGGAAAGCAGGGAGATTATCCTGGCCGGCCCTCTGCAGCATCCTGAGCTAAAGAACATGAAGACCGCAATCTTTAAAAAGTTCCATCCCTATACCACTCTTCTTTATGAGGAGGGTACCCTTTCTGAGCTTATTCCTTGGTTAAAAGACTATCCCCTGGATTCTGAAAAGATGACCGCCTACCTGTGTCAGAATTACGCTTGCCATAAACCCGTTCATAAAGCTGAAGAGCTGTCTGCCTTACTGACCTAA
- a CDS encoding HD-GYP domain-containing protein, protein MRLVNIAYVGEGEVLARPLVSPNGKVLLQAGVKLTRNYIDKLSRLGFDTMFIEDDTFQDVEIYSAVSIKTREAAYASLENLSKNLNEAQPHTVNLGEVKKAVQNIIADLLYSKDMLGNVMEIQGYDDYTFHHSVNTTIIALIMGISMGWHNGKLLELGMGVLMHDVGKIKIPSEILNKRGPLTPEEFAEIKKHAEYGFEILRKNHDINLLSAHIALQHQERWDGSGYPRGLKGNQIHEYGRLAAVADVYEALTSKRVYRNALQPYEAYEYVIANSDTLFEPKVVQNTFSKCITPYPTGTGVRLTNGLRGNVVKQNFTFPTRPYVRMTHEGEIRLIAPIDYNLAEHPSLMIVGIENK, encoded by the coding sequence ATGCGTTTAGTAAATATTGCTTATGTGGGCGAAGGAGAAGTGCTTGCTCGTCCGCTGGTTAGTCCCAACGGAAAGGTCCTATTGCAGGCAGGAGTAAAGCTCACTCGTAATTATATAGATAAATTATCTCGTTTGGGGTTTGATACCATGTTTATTGAGGATGATACATTTCAGGATGTGGAGATTTATTCTGCGGTATCCATAAAAACACGTGAAGCAGCTTACGCGTCTCTGGAAAATCTGAGCAAAAATCTCAATGAAGCACAACCTCACACCGTTAATCTGGGTGAGGTTAAAAAGGCAGTGCAAAACATCATCGCTGATCTTCTTTACAGCAAGGACATGCTGGGAAACGTTATGGAGATTCAGGGATACGATGATTATACTTTTCATCATTCCGTGAATACCACCATTATCGCCTTAATTATGGGAATATCTATGGGCTGGCATAACGGAAAACTGCTGGAGCTTGGCATGGGTGTGCTCATGCACGATGTCGGCAAGATAAAGATCCCTTCGGAGATACTTAATAAGAGAGGACCCCTTACTCCTGAAGAATTCGCGGAGATTAAGAAACATGCTGAATATGGATTTGAAATCCTCCGGAAAAACCATGACATTAACTTACTGTCTGCTCACATCGCTCTTCAGCACCAAGAGCGTTGGGATGGCAGCGGTTATCCGAGGGGATTAAAAGGGAACCAGATTCATGAATATGGCCGGTTAGCTGCTGTTGCGGATGTTTATGAGGCATTAACCAGCAAAAGGGTTTATCGGAATGCTCTGCAGCCGTATGAGGCCTACGAATATGTTATCGCCAATTCGGATACCCTTTTTGAACCTAAAGTAGTGCAGAACACCTTTTCCAAATGCATTACGCCCTATCCTACAGGTACAGGGGTCCGTCTTACCAACGGACTTCGCGGTAATGTGGTAAAGCAAAATTTCACTTTTCCGACCCGGCCTTATGTCCGAATGACCCATGAAGGAGAGATTCGCCTCATTGCCCCCATTGATTATAACCTGGCGGAACATCCTTCCTTGATGATTGTCGGCATAGAGAACAAATAA
- a CDS encoding aspartyl-phosphate phosphatase Spo0E family protein — translation MWNHQLLRLIEDMRKELNQLGKRKPLTDPEVISLSQRLDELLNEYHLTAK, via the coding sequence ATGTGGAACCATCAATTGCTTAGGCTCATTGAGGATATGAGAAAAGAGCTTAATCAATTAGGTAAGAGAAAGCCTCTTACCGACCCGGAAGTGATTAGTTTAAGCCAAAGGCTGGACGAGCTTCTCAACGAATACCACCTTACAGCGAAATAA
- the larC gene encoding nickel pincer cofactor biosynthesis protein LarC: MKAAYLDCFSGISGDMLLGALVDAGLDFNLLQRDLAGLDLDEYELYEQKVLKQGIRGTQIHVHALEGHVHRHLSDIQAIIGRSALPPQVKEKSLEIFTRLGKAEAKIHGTDIEQIHFHEVGAVDAIVDIVGAVIGFWRLGIEKVFASPIHVGKGFVKAAHGLLPVPAPATLELLTGVPIYAQDVEGELATPTGAAIVTAYCREFGPFPKIRVERVGYGAGVKDLTIPNLLRLTVGELADEDKGQEGIREGEALTLEVNIDDMNPECYDYLFEKLFQAGAMDVYIQTIQMKKNRPAVLLTVQTPYHKLEEMRKILFQETTTIGLRVYPIKKYMLPYELFTVETNYGSAKVKVAFMEGRACTVSPEYEDCRRLARLTGEPLKQIYEEIKEKAKILLYSTKYPID, translated from the coding sequence ATGAAAGCAGCTTATCTGGATTGTTTTTCCGGTATCAGCGGGGATATGCTTTTGGGCGCCCTGGTCGATGCAGGATTGGATTTTAATCTTTTGCAGAGGGATTTGGCTGGCTTGGATCTGGATGAATATGAATTGTATGAACAGAAAGTCCTTAAACAGGGAATCAGGGGTACCCAGATCCATGTTCACGCTTTGGAAGGTCATGTCCATCGCCATCTGTCGGATATTCAGGCAATCATCGGCAGAAGTGCTTTGCCTCCCCAGGTTAAAGAGAAGAGTTTAGAGATATTTACCCGTTTAGGGAAAGCTGAAGCGAAGATTCATGGCACCGATATCGAACAGATTCATTTTCATGAAGTCGGCGCAGTCGATGCCATTGTGGATATTGTCGGGGCAGTCATAGGTTTTTGGCGTTTGGGAATTGAAAAAGTGTTTGCTTCGCCAATTCATGTGGGAAAAGGTTTTGTTAAGGCGGCTCATGGGCTGCTGCCCGTACCTGCTCCGGCTACCTTGGAATTATTGACCGGGGTTCCGATTTATGCTCAGGATGTGGAAGGAGAGCTGGCTACTCCCACCGGAGCTGCCATAGTAACCGCCTATTGCCGGGAGTTTGGTCCATTCCCTAAAATTAGAGTAGAGAGAGTCGGCTATGGTGCAGGAGTGAAAGATTTAACCATCCCGAATCTATTAAGGCTGACCGTCGGAGAGCTGGCCGATGAGGATAAAGGGCAGGAGGGGATTCGAGAAGGAGAGGCATTAACCCTGGAAGTAAATATCGACGATATGAACCCGGAGTGTTACGATTATCTCTTTGAAAAACTCTTCCAAGCAGGAGCAATGGATGTCTATATCCAGACTATCCAGATGAAAAAAAACCGCCCTGCCGTACTGCTGACGGTGCAGACTCCCTATCATAAGCTGGAGGAAATGCGCAAGATTCTTTTCCAGGAGACGACCACCATAGGATTACGGGTTTATCCGATCAAAAAATATATGCTTCCTTATGAGCTATTCACTGTTGAAACAAACTACGGTTCAGCGAAAGTCAAGGTGGCTTTTATGGAAGGGAGAGCCTGCACGGTCAGCCCGGAGTACGAGGACTGCCGCCGGCTGGCCCGATTGACCGGAGAACCCCTTAAGCAGATCTATGAAGAGATAAAAGAAAAGGCGAAAATTTTACTTTATTCGACGAAATATCCTATAGACTAA
- a CDS encoding CBS domain-containing protein, whose product MNVAFFLIPKQDVIYLKINSTMRQAIEKMEFHRYSAIPLIDDQGCYRGTITEGDLLWKLKNTPGLNFQNTHSIRLTEIEQHIQNYPVSISSRMEDLISRAVEQNFIPVVDDQKIFIGIVRRREILEYCTKALGMLESLPFKD is encoded by the coding sequence ATGAATGTTGCTTTTTTCCTGATACCCAAGCAAGATGTAATTTACCTCAAGATCAATTCTACCATGCGTCAGGCTATAGAAAAAATGGAATTCCACCGTTACTCGGCCATTCCCCTTATTGATGACCAGGGCTGCTACCGCGGCACGATTACGGAAGGGGATCTTCTGTGGAAGCTTAAAAATACTCCCGGCCTCAACTTTCAAAACACCCATAGCATCCGGCTGACAGAGATCGAACAGCATATTCAAAACTATCCGGTTTCCATCAGCTCCCGCATGGAAGACCTGATCTCCCGGGCTGTTGAGCAGAACTTTATCCCGGTGGTGGATGATCAAAAAATCTTTATCGGGATTGTCCGCCGCCGTGAAATTCTGGAATACTGCACCAAAGCCTTGGGCATGTTGGAATCCTTACCCTTCAAGGACTAA
- a CDS encoding SDR family NAD(P)-dependent oxidoreductase: protein MLQGKTALITGGATGIGRAIALKLAQEGVNIAVNYSRSREDAEQTSQEIEKLKVACRIYQANVAKDQEVREMIGAVVRDFGQLDILVNSAGMTHFVEHADLEGMKDEYWDEIFSVNVKGLFNTCRAAAEALKKQKGCIVNITSIAGLTGLGSSIAYSASKAAAISVNKSLARVLAPDVRVNSVAPGVVLTRWVSGQEEHITRMAEGTPLQKVCTPEDVAEVAYALIAHAGFVTGQTWVVDGGNFI, encoded by the coding sequence ATGTTACAAGGAAAAACCGCTTTAATCACAGGAGGGGCGACAGGAATTGGCCGCGCCATTGCTTTAAAGCTTGCCCAAGAGGGTGTTAATATTGCTGTCAATTATTCCCGCTCTCGGGAAGATGCTGAACAAACCTCTCAGGAAATCGAAAAACTCAAGGTAGCCTGCAGGATATACCAAGCCAATGTGGCAAAGGATCAAGAGGTTCGGGAAATGATCGGTGCAGTGGTCCGGGATTTTGGACAATTGGATATTCTTGTCAATAGTGCAGGGATGACTCATTTTGTTGAGCATGCCGATCTTGAAGGCATGAAAGATGAGTATTGGGACGAGATTTTCAGTGTCAATGTCAAAGGCCTTTTCAATACCTGCCGTGCCGCGGCCGAAGCCCTCAAGAAGCAAAAAGGCTGTATCGTTAATATTACTTCTATCGCCGGTCTGACCGGATTGGGGAGTTCTATCGCCTATAGTGCTTCCAAAGCCGCTGCGATCAGTGTTAATAAATCCTTGGCCCGGGTTCTGGCTCCCGATGTCCGGGTTAATTCGGTGGCCCCAGGGGTAGTGTTAACCCGCTGGGTCAGCGGCCAAGAGGAACATATCACCCGCATGGCTGAGGGAACCCCTTTACAGAAGGTGTGTACTCCGGAAGATGTGGCTGAAGTCGCCTATGCTTTAATCGCCCATGCCGGATTTGTCACAGGTCAAACCTGGGTCGTAGACGGGGGCAATTTTATCTGA
- a CDS encoding polyprenyl synthetase family protein: protein MASPDMASVTIKSANSAISFPELLVVEERLRESFLRAGDTIKDSCLLLLDSGGKRLRPLLTLQSAQCFGPLNSAALDAAVAAELIHMASLIHDDVIDHSDRRRGIPTINSQRGNQVAVLAGDYVFAEAFRILANKHLLTSMSYLVDAIQSMCDGEVQQAEQRCDLAVEPSQYFQRIAQKTGILLASCCCSGAASAGANQKAVEALGQYGMNLGYAYQIIDDILDFTGNPQVTGKPAAADLVNGYITLPVIYLLDKPLYGPWARDMLQARDLSPANVQRIIQALISSGALNEAFNTALHCAETAVQALSSLPPSPSKTFLSELTQTILYRQA, encoded by the coding sequence ATGGCTTCTCCGGATATGGCTTCTGTAACCATAAAATCCGCAAACTCCGCTATCTCTTTTCCCGAATTGCTCGTTGTCGAAGAGCGGCTTCGGGAATCTTTTCTGAGAGCTGGGGACACTATCAAAGATTCTTGTCTCCTGCTCCTTGACTCAGGTGGGAAGCGGTTAAGGCCCCTGCTGACCTTACAAAGCGCCCAGTGTTTTGGCCCTCTCAACTCGGCGGCACTTGATGCGGCGGTGGCCGCAGAATTAATTCACATGGCTTCCCTGATACATGATGATGTCATCGATCATTCGGACCGGCGGCGGGGCATACCCACGATCAACTCGCAACGGGGGAATCAGGTGGCCGTTTTAGCCGGGGACTATGTGTTTGCCGAGGCCTTTCGTATTTTAGCCAATAAACATCTCCTTACGAGTATGTCCTACCTGGTGGACGCCATTCAATCCATGTGTGACGGTGAAGTACAACAGGCTGAGCAACGCTGTGACTTAGCTGTTGAACCCAGCCAATACTTCCAGCGCATTGCCCAGAAAACAGGAATTCTTTTAGCAAGCTGCTGCTGCTCCGGTGCGGCCAGTGCGGGAGCAAACCAGAAGGCCGTCGAAGCCCTTGGCCAGTATGGCATGAATCTGGGGTATGCCTATCAGATTATTGATGACATTCTGGACTTCACTGGCAATCCCCAGGTAACAGGTAAACCCGCAGCCGCCGATCTAGTCAACGGTTACATCACTTTACCCGTCATCTATCTTTTAGATAAGCCCCTCTACGGACCTTGGGCAAGAGACATGCTGCAAGCCCGGGATTTATCCCCGGCGAATGTTCAGAGAATTATTCAGGCCCTTATTTCCTCGGGGGCCCTCAATGAAGCTTTTAACACCGCCCTCCATTGCGCTGAAACCGCCGTTCAGGCCTTGAGCTCCCTTCCCCCTTCGCCCTCCAAAACCTTCCTGAGCGAACTCACCCAGACTATCCTTTATCGTCAAGCATAG